In Deltaproteobacteria bacterium, a single window of DNA contains:
- a CDS encoding DUF4919 domain-containing protein: MRVTREAVFFLCLCLVFWGCAAVGTNGASKVLSLTPKKTYEEHVSGLKSGNTEINYFDFRISYTRTAFYNPYKMKNVEVDAAFLAKERGEYDKVLETANAIFEYDYTDMDAHYLASVAYREKGDEKNFRFHTRVFNGLVDSITASGDGLTKDTAMIVINAHEEYVWLGVNGFRRGRVAGMAHKGSMLDELMCIHKDSGEHKTFYFNVDLPEAYLKRKSGN, encoded by the coding sequence ATGAGGGTAACGAGAGAGGCTGTTTTTTTTCTGTGCCTGTGCCTGGTTTTCTGGGGCTGCGCCGCAGTGGGCACAAACGGCGCGTCAAAGGTCTTGTCCTTAACGCCGAAGAAGACGTACGAAGAGCATGTAAGCGGGCTTAAGTCCGGCAACACAGAAATCAATTACTTCGATTTTCGCATATCGTATACCAGGACTGCGTTTTACAACCCTTATAAGATGAAGAACGTCGAGGTCGACGCCGCGTTCCTTGCAAAAGAAAGGGGCGAGTATGACAAAGTGCTCGAGACGGCGAATGCCATATTCGAATACGATTACACCGATATGGATGCGCATTACCTCGCCTCTGTTGCGTACAGGGAAAAGGGGGATGAAAAGAATTTCCGTTTTCATACGCGCGTTTTTAACGGCCTTGTGGATTCCATAACCGCAAGCGGCGACGGTCTTACGAAAGACACGGCCATGATAGTCATAAACGCGCACGAGGAATACGTGTGGCTCGGTGTTAACGGGTTCAGGAGGGGGCGGGTTGCCGGTATGGCGCATAAGGGCAGCATGCTTGACGAGCTCATGTGCATCCATAAGGACAGCGGTGAGCACAAGACTTTCTATTTTAACGTCGATTTGCCGGAGGCGTATCTGAAAAGAAAGTCCGGTAACTAG
- a CDS encoding DUF4919 domain-containing protein, with protein sequence MKRIAMRSLLCVICLAAALGVLAGVAAAAEGKKAPKAGVKEKSYDDYVKDLKAGNTEIDYLAFRVSYTKTGFYKPYALTSEIVNLAFDALDNGKYDVALDVASGLLETNYTDMDGHYIAVLAYRGKGDEKLARFHMRIFGGLVDSITSSGDGLTKDTAMIVINVHEEYIWFSVNGFKPQKQQLVNKDGHSFDLMTVTDEKSGEKKDLYFNVDLPFSTLAKELKK encoded by the coding sequence ATGAAAAGGATCGCGATGAGGTCGCTGTTATGCGTTATTTGCCTTGCGGCGGCTTTAGGTGTTCTGGCCGGCGTTGCGGCTGCGGCAGAGGGCAAAAAGGCTCCTAAGGCAGGCGTCAAGGAAAAATCCTACGATGATTATGTGAAGGACCTTAAGGCAGGAAACACGGAGATAGATTACCTTGCCTTCCGCGTTTCATACACAAAGACCGGCTTTTATAAACCCTATGCGTTGACTTCCGAGATAGTCAACCTTGCCTTCGACGCCCTGGATAACGGCAAATACGATGTGGCGCTCGATGTGGCCAGTGGTCTTCTGGAGACTAATTACACTGATATGGACGGGCACTACATTGCCGTGCTTGCTTACAGAGGAAAAGGCGATGAGAAGTTGGCGCGTTTCCATATGCGCATATTCGGCGGCCTTGTTGATTCCATAACCTCAAGCGGCGACGGGCTTACAAAGGATACGGCCATGATAGTCATAAACGTGCACGAGGAGTATATCTGGTTTAGCGTGAACGGGTTCAAGCCGCAAAAGCAGCAGCTTGTCAATAAGGACGGACATTCCTTCGACCTTATGACGGTTACGGATGAAAAGAGCGGAGAAAAGAAGGATCTTTATTTTAATGTCGATCTGCCGTTTTCCACGCTTGCCAAAGAGCTTAAGAAATAA